The Saccharomonospora cyanea NA-134 genome includes a region encoding these proteins:
- a CDS encoding serine hydrolase domain-containing protein, which produces MFHDLADAIEETLPRIVAATGTPGVAVALASSTELRGMGAGYADLARRTPMTGNSVGTAGSLSKPLVGLSLMRLAEAGDIDVDGPVAPYLPAGARPANPDATEPVTAGMLTAHIGGYRTDIIDAELTSPRPIAEYVASRHEVGTTPEYGGVCPLYGPPGTYAYSSFGMSVVGCAVETVSGRNYSSFVDSAILEPLGMRGSALPTGLPGRSRWDELVASTDYATGYMGFGPWCVPSPVFHSATYPGAGLITSPVDYARLLQSLLRTANGADGVVSPDGLAAMLRPRVTRSSPVTPDTFAGIGLEISNPDRDGQLWWWGHSAAYPWGYWWDARVYPHLDLVVVAMANKWDMMRLHNPADRNAAGIVAQWAARWAASGPPTRRGAAAPRREAPALTPETSALMGAVAGERSYAALGLTGRFDPGTVKAMAENARPFDGSTPPGPDVDAFADGVEQMAVLAPDPEAIRSYARRQGADAALWALECGATAAELPLPAPVFSAPHK; this is translated from the coding sequence ATGTTCCACGACCTGGCCGACGCGATCGAGGAGACGTTGCCTCGCATCGTGGCCGCCACCGGCACCCCGGGCGTCGCCGTCGCGCTCGCGTCGAGCACCGAGCTGCGGGGCATGGGCGCCGGTTACGCCGACCTGGCCCGCCGGACGCCGATGACCGGAAACTCGGTCGGCACCGCGGGTTCGCTCAGCAAGCCCCTGGTCGGTCTCTCCCTGATGCGGCTCGCCGAGGCCGGGGACATCGACGTCGACGGACCTGTCGCGCCGTATCTGCCCGCCGGAGCGCGGCCCGCGAACCCGGACGCCACCGAACCGGTCACGGCGGGCATGCTCACCGCCCACATCGGTGGCTACCGCACCGACATCATCGACGCCGAGCTGACCTCTCCGCGCCCGATCGCCGAGTACGTCGCCTCGCGCCACGAGGTGGGCACCACACCCGAGTACGGCGGCGTGTGCCCCCTCTACGGGCCTCCGGGGACGTACGCCTACTCCAGTTTCGGCATGTCCGTGGTCGGGTGCGCGGTCGAGACCGTCAGCGGGCGGAACTACTCCTCCTTCGTGGACAGCGCCATCCTGGAGCCGCTCGGTATGCGCGGTTCCGCCCTGCCAACGGGGCTGCCCGGCCGGTCGCGCTGGGACGAGCTCGTCGCGTCGACCGACTACGCCACCGGGTACATGGGGTTCGGCCCGTGGTGCGTGCCCTCACCCGTGTTCCACTCCGCCACCTACCCGGGGGCGGGACTGATCACCTCCCCGGTGGACTACGCCCGGCTGCTGCAGTCGCTGCTGCGCACCGCGAACGGAGCCGACGGTGTGGTCAGCCCGGACGGCCTCGCCGCGATGCTGCGCCCCCGCGTGACCCGCTCCAGCCCGGTCACCCCCGACACGTTCGCGGGGATCGGACTGGAGATCAGCAACCCCGACCGGGACGGGCAGCTGTGGTGGTGGGGGCACTCGGCGGCCTACCCGTGGGGCTACTGGTGGGACGCGCGCGTGTACCCGCACCTCGATCTCGTGGTCGTCGCGATGGCCAACAAGTGGGACATGATGCGGCTGCACAACCCCGCCGACCGCAACGCGGCGGGCATCGTGGCCCAGTGGGCGGCGCGGTGGGCGGCGTCCGGACCGCCCACCCGGCGGGGTGCGGCGGCACCGCGCCGCGAGGCGCCCGCGCTGACCCCGGAGACGTCCGCGCTGATGGGCGCGGTGGCGGGCGAACGCTCGTACGCCGCGCTCGGCCTGACCGGACGGTTCGACCCCGGCACGGTCAAGGCCATGGCCGAGAACGCCCGCCCGTTCGACGGCTCCACCCCACCCGGCCCCGACGTCGACGCCTTCGCCGACGGGGTCGAACAGATGGCGGTGCTGGCACCGGATCCGGAGGCGATCCGGTCCTACGCCCGCCGTCAGGGCGCGGACGCGGCGCTGTGGGCGCTGGAGTGCGGCGCGACGGCCGCCGAGCTGCCCCTGCCCGCGCCCGTGTTCTCCGCGCCGCACAAGTAG
- a CDS encoding long-chain-fatty-acid--CoA ligase, translating into MYLTQPLHRALQQFPDRIATIHGDRARDFTTHVQRVARLAGGLRSLGVESGDRVAMYALNSDRYLEHLMAVPWADAVLAPVNTRWAEPEVVYGLNDCDARVLLVDDTFAPAVPALLAECPGVKHVVYAGEGPTPEGWVSYEDLVAACDPVPDARRGGDALAALFYTGGTTGAPKGVALSHAGMLTSALGCVATGFMTTPGGRFLHAAPMFHLGDLAHWVMQSLTGNTQVTIPAFDPAALLAALPEHGVTDLFLVPTMLRIVLDHPDFDPAAFAGLRRLVYAAAPMPAELLDRASELFPHVELVQAYGMTELSPAITLLGPSDHAGPHRYSAGRAAPHSEVRVVAPDGGEVPRGTVGEIVTRGGHLMLGYWGKPELTAEVVRDGWMHTGDAGYLDEAGYLYVVDRIKDMIITGGENVYSAEVENVLHEHPLVATCAVIGLPDDRYGERVHAVVVPAGDRHPDPAELDAHVRARLANYKVPRGYDFVDELPLSGAGKVLKHELRSRFRS; encoded by the coding sequence ATGTACCTGACCCAGCCGTTGCACCGCGCGCTGCAGCAGTTCCCGGACCGGATCGCCACGATCCACGGCGACCGGGCCCGCGACTTCACCACCCACGTCCAGCGGGTCGCCCGGCTGGCCGGTGGGCTCCGTTCACTGGGCGTCGAATCCGGCGACCGGGTCGCGATGTACGCCCTGAACTCCGACCGCTACCTGGAACACCTGATGGCGGTGCCCTGGGCGGACGCGGTGCTGGCACCCGTGAACACCCGCTGGGCCGAACCGGAGGTGGTGTACGGGCTCAACGACTGCGACGCCCGCGTGCTCCTCGTCGACGACACCTTCGCTCCGGCCGTGCCCGCGTTGCTGGCCGAATGCCCCGGCGTCAAGCACGTCGTGTACGCCGGTGAGGGACCGACGCCCGAGGGCTGGGTGTCCTACGAGGACCTCGTCGCGGCCTGCGACCCGGTGCCGGACGCGCGGCGCGGCGGAGACGCTCTCGCAGCGCTGTTCTACACCGGAGGCACCACGGGCGCGCCGAAGGGCGTGGCCCTGAGCCACGCCGGGATGCTGACGTCCGCGCTCGGATGTGTGGCCACCGGGTTCATGACCACCCCCGGTGGCCGGTTCCTGCACGCCGCTCCCATGTTCCATCTCGGGGACCTCGCGCACTGGGTGATGCAGTCGCTCACGGGCAACACCCAGGTCACCATCCCGGCCTTCGACCCGGCCGCGCTGCTCGCCGCGCTGCCCGAGCACGGGGTGACCGACCTGTTCCTGGTGCCGACCATGCTGCGGATCGTCCTCGACCACCCGGACTTCGACCCGGCGGCGTTCGCCGGGTTGCGGCGGCTGGTGTACGCGGCGGCGCCGATGCCCGCCGAACTGCTCGACCGGGCCTCGGAGCTGTTCCCGCACGTGGAACTGGTGCAGGCCTACGGGATGACCGAACTGTCGCCGGCGATCACGCTGCTCGGCCCTTCCGACCACGCGGGTCCGCACCGCTACTCGGCGGGCCGTGCCGCCCCGCACTCGGAGGTCCGGGTCGTCGCCCCCGACGGCGGTGAGGTGCCGCGAGGCACCGTGGGCGAGATCGTCACCCGGGGCGGGCACCTGATGCTCGGGTACTGGGGCAAGCCCGAGCTGACCGCCGAGGTGGTGCGCGACGGCTGGATGCACACCGGTGACGCGGGATACCTCGACGAGGCCGGCTACCTGTACGTGGTCGACCGGATCAAGGACATGATCATCACCGGTGGCGAGAACGTGTACTCCGCCGAGGTCGAGAACGTCCTGCACGAGCATCCGCTGGTCGCCACGTGCGCGGTCATCGGGCTGCCGGACGACCGCTACGGCGAGCGCGTGCACGCGGTCGTCGTGCCCGCCGGTGACCGCCACCCGGACCCGGCCGAGCTGGACGCCCACGTGCGGGCGCGGCTGGCCAACTACAAGGTTCCCCGCGGCTACGACTTCGTGGACGAACTGCCGCTCTCCGGCGCCGGGAAGGTACTCAAGCACGAGCTGCGCAGCCGGTTCCGGTCATGA
- the fabD gene encoding ACP S-malonyltransferase, protein MPKRTVFMFAGQGSQFYGMGRQLRTIHPVFDRTLRELDTMFADAGLPGMLDEMYRKDRGVTDPFDRFAHTHPAILMIELALLDMLLAEGVGPDYVLGTSLGEYAAATTAGVLDREHLTRAIAAQVRLTEQLCPPGGMAAVLDDVSRFDPDSPRWSGLELAAVNYDRHFVVSGTPVTLDRLQERLRTEGIACQQLPVRFAFHSAQVDAVAEPYQRMMATIPLHAPKLSLVSCATATFVDEVTPAHMWNTVRGPIRFADAVRLLEREHDDLCYVDLGPSPTLATFATHNLRPGSGATAVAMIDPFAPADSGLTRLREIFRSRPAPPRRGTRTAVLFPGQGSQSVGMAGDLFTRFPDLVAEADEILGYSVAELCTEDPRGELNRTEFTQPALFVANALHYRAWESDHGTSPGFFAGHSLGEFNALWAAGAFDFGTGLRMVRRRGELMAGMVDGAMAAVIGLGEEAVRAVLSSETLGDIDLANVNSGEQVVVSGPREAVLGAKPAFLEAGARAYVPLRVSGAFHSRHMAPAAAEFGRFLRELDLRSPTVPVIANVTGRPYPDGDIRPMLVDQLVSPVRWEHGVRRLLADGVTDLVEVGPGRVLTKLVTAIRDAPERKAAPETPVSPAPTATPTATPTATPTVMPSVAPARSAVALGSAAFRSAHGVRHAYVCGSMYRGISSDELVVRAGRAGLLAFFGAGGLGADRVGAAVDRIRAALGERPFGVGVPHDPGAEEALVELCLDRGVRVVEASEFTRVTRALARYRVTGLTRDGGGAAVPRNRILVKVSRPDVAERFLRPVPEPLLRELRAEGVITAEQAELATIVPAADDVCVAADSGGHTERGSHPVLLPAVRRLRDRLAPGVRVGAAGGLGTPEAVAAAFLLGADFVLTGSVNLCTAEAGISDVAKDLLERITVADTDYVPTAGGFETGEQAQVLRRGVFFPARARRLRELYLHHSSLDDLDAETATVIQKRWFRRDFEAVWRETAAYFAERDPAQIERAERDPRHRMALVFRWYLAESRRLAVEGDEERRTDFQIQCGPALGAFNQWVEGTELERWRDRHVDQIAERLMSAAADHLGRGTVAFRPAGASA, encoded by the coding sequence GTGCCGAAGCGGACGGTGTTCATGTTCGCCGGACAGGGCTCGCAGTTCTACGGCATGGGGCGCCAGTTGCGGACCATCCACCCGGTGTTCGACCGCACACTGCGGGAGCTGGACACGATGTTCGCCGACGCCGGCCTGCCCGGGATGCTCGACGAGATGTACCGGAAGGACCGGGGCGTCACCGACCCGTTCGACCGGTTCGCCCACACCCACCCGGCGATTCTCATGATCGAGCTCGCGCTGCTGGACATGCTGCTGGCCGAGGGAGTCGGGCCGGACTACGTGTTGGGAACGAGCCTGGGGGAGTACGCCGCCGCCACCACGGCCGGGGTCCTCGACCGCGAGCACCTGACCCGCGCGATCGCCGCCCAGGTCCGGCTCACCGAACAGCTGTGCCCGCCGGGCGGGATGGCCGCCGTCCTCGACGACGTGTCCCGGTTCGACCCGGACAGTCCTCGGTGGAGTGGACTGGAGCTGGCCGCGGTGAACTACGACCGGCACTTCGTGGTGTCGGGTACCCCCGTGACGCTCGACCGGCTGCAGGAGCGCCTGCGGACCGAGGGGATCGCCTGTCAGCAGCTGCCCGTGCGGTTCGCCTTCCACTCGGCCCAGGTCGACGCGGTGGCGGAGCCGTACCAGCGGATGATGGCGACGATTCCCCTGCACGCGCCGAAGCTGTCACTGGTGTCGTGCGCCACCGCGACGTTCGTCGACGAGGTCACTCCCGCGCACATGTGGAACACCGTGCGCGGGCCGATCCGGTTCGCCGACGCCGTCCGGCTGCTCGAACGTGAGCACGACGACCTGTGCTACGTCGATCTTGGGCCGTCACCGACACTCGCGACCTTCGCCACCCACAACCTCCGGCCCGGGTCGGGAGCCACGGCGGTGGCGATGATCGACCCGTTCGCTCCGGCGGATTCGGGGTTGACGCGGCTGCGTGAGATCTTCCGGTCGCGTCCGGCGCCACCGCGCCGCGGCACCCGGACGGCGGTGCTGTTCCCCGGGCAGGGCTCGCAGTCGGTGGGCATGGCCGGGGACCTCTTCACGCGGTTTCCCGACCTCGTGGCCGAGGCCGACGAGATCCTCGGGTACTCGGTGGCGGAGTTGTGCACCGAGGACCCGCGGGGGGAACTGAACCGGACCGAGTTCACCCAGCCCGCCCTGTTCGTCGCCAACGCGCTGCACTACCGGGCCTGGGAGAGCGACCACGGCACGTCCCCCGGATTCTTCGCGGGTCACAGTCTCGGCGAGTTCAACGCCCTGTGGGCCGCGGGTGCGTTCGACTTCGGCACCGGGCTGCGGATGGTGCGCCGGCGCGGTGAACTCATGGCCGGGATGGTGGACGGAGCCATGGCCGCGGTGATCGGTCTCGGTGAGGAGGCGGTCCGGGCGGTGCTCTCCTCGGAGACGCTCGGAGACATCGACCTGGCCAACGTCAACTCCGGTGAGCAGGTGGTGGTCTCGGGGCCGAGGGAGGCCGTGCTGGGTGCGAAGCCGGCCTTCCTGGAGGCGGGAGCGCGGGCGTACGTGCCGCTGCGGGTGAGTGGCGCGTTCCACTCGCGACACATGGCCCCGGCCGCCGCCGAGTTCGGCCGGTTCCTCCGCGAGCTGGACCTGCGGTCCCCGACGGTGCCGGTGATCGCGAACGTGACCGGGCGGCCGTATCCGGACGGTGACATCCGGCCGATGCTCGTCGACCAGCTCGTGAGCCCCGTCCGCTGGGAGCACGGAGTGCGGCGGCTGCTGGCCGACGGCGTCACCGACCTCGTGGAGGTGGGGCCGGGCCGGGTACTGACCAAGCTGGTGACGGCGATCCGCGACGCACCGGAGCGGAAGGCGGCTCCCGAGACGCCCGTGTCCCCAGCGCCCACCGCCACGCCCACCGCCACGCCCACTGCCACGCCCACCGTCATGCCTTCCGTCGCCCCGGCCCGGAGTGCCGTCGCCCTCGGCAGTGCCGCGTTCCGCTCGGCTCACGGTGTCCGGCACGCCTACGTGTGCGGCTCGATGTACCGCGGGATCTCCTCCGACGAGCTGGTGGTGCGGGCGGGGCGCGCGGGACTGCTGGCGTTCTTCGGCGCCGGAGGGCTCGGTGCCGACCGCGTCGGCGCGGCCGTCGACCGTATCCGGGCCGCACTGGGCGAGCGTCCGTTCGGGGTGGGCGTGCCGCACGACCCCGGCGCCGAGGAGGCTCTGGTGGAGCTGTGCCTCGACCGTGGGGTGCGCGTGGTCGAGGCGTCGGAGTTCACCCGCGTCACCCGCGCACTCGCCCGGTACCGGGTCACCGGGCTCACCCGGGACGGCGGTGGTGCGGCGGTTCCGCGCAACCGGATTCTCGTCAAGGTGTCCAGGCCGGACGTCGCCGAGCGGTTCCTGCGCCCGGTGCCGGAACCGCTGCTGCGCGAGTTGCGGGCCGAGGGCGTGATCACCGCGGAGCAGGCCGAACTCGCCACCATCGTGCCCGCGGCCGACGACGTCTGCGTGGCGGCCGACTCCGGCGGCCACACCGAGCGGGGTAGCCATCCGGTGCTGCTTCCCGCCGTGCGGCGCCTGCGTGACCGGCTGGCACCCGGGGTGCGGGTCGGCGCGGCGGGGGGTCTCGGCACGCCCGAGGCCGTGGCCGCCGCCTTCCTCCTCGGCGCCGATTTCGTGCTCACCGGGTCGGTGAACCTGTGCACCGCCGAGGCGGGGATCAGCGACGTGGCCAAGGACCTGCTCGAACGCATCACGGTCGCCGACACCGACTACGTGCCGACCGCGGGCGGGTTCGAGACCGGTGAGCAGGCACAGGTGCTGCGGCGTGGGGTGTTCTTCCCCGCGCGAGCGCGCAGGCTACGGGAGCTGTACCTGCACCACTCGTCGCTCGACGACCTCGACGCCGAGACCGCGACCGTGATCCAGAAGAGGTGGTTCCGCCGCGACTTCGAGGCGGTGTGGCGGGAGACCGCCGCCTACTTCGCCGAGCGCGACCCCGCCCAGATCGAGCGGGCCGAGCGGGATCCTCGCCATCGGATGGCACTGGTGTTCCGCTGGTACCTCGCGGAGAGCCGCCGCCTGGCCGTCGAGGGCGACGAGGAACGCAGGACCGACTTCCAGATCCAGTGTGGACCGGCGCTGGGCGCGTTCAACCAGTGGGTCGAGGGGACCGAACTGGAGCGCTGGCGCGACCGACATGTCGACCAGATCGCGGAACGGCTGATGAGCGCCGCGGCCGATCACCTCGGCCGTGGCACCGTCGCGTTCCGCCCGGCAGGAGCGAGCGCATGA